The genomic region TTAGGTTTTAGACCACCTCAAGATTCTACGAGAAAGCAAGTTGCATTGAGGAGTAACACTTTTGCATCCAGCTCGACAGCAACTGAAGTGAAAGGTGGCTTCCTTGCAAATGATAGGCAAAAGCGTGTGACACCTGTTCAGTTGCATGTTGACAAAGGTACGAGTAACGGACTATCAAAGATCCAGTTTATGGAGAAGGCGAAGGAAAATTATATCCCTGAGAAGACTTCTAATGGTACCACAAGTGATATACTTGGTTCAAGGGAAGAAACTGCAAACAGCTTTTCTAACCGCAAAGTTGACTCAGGTAACAGTTATGGGCTGCTAAAGAAAACTGAGTTTGCAAAGAAGGCAAAGGAAAATGATATTCCTGAAAAGATTCATTGTGGTTCTACAAGTGACACATGTaataaaagcaaagaaaatagaaaaagctTTTCCAACAGCAAAGTTGAGTTGGAATCCAAAATTGAAATGCTCGAAGAAGAACTAAGGGAAGCTGCTGTTGTTGAGGCTAGTCTTTATTCCGTTGTTGCTGAGCATGGAAGTTCTACAAACAAGGTTCATGCTCCAGCTAGAAGACTTTCTAGATTCTATCTTCATGCTTGTAAAGCAAATACCCAAGATAAGAGGGCAAGTGCTGCAAGGGCTGCAATTTCAGGATTGGTATTGGTCTCTAAAGCATGTGGAAATGATGTTCCAAGGTGAGCACTAACACTTTCCATaacttttttcccttttagaAAATGAATATAGGAGATTTTAGCTCCCACCTTAACAATTGTCAAAGATGCCAATTCGGTTTGCATGttgtacaaatttaaatttagtcttCTGTGGCCCTAAGCTGACATTCAGACTGCagataaatgtatttttttctcataCCTATGCACACCTGGTTTCCCAATTccacttctattttattttttcaaaagctTCTCTCTTTGCGTGTACCTTTTACCTGatatttgtttgatcaatttcttttccattttcacaGGTTAACCTTCTGGTTATCAAATTCAATTGTATTGAGAGCAACTGTTAGCCACGCAATTGGTGAAATGCAGCTATTTTCGGAAGGTTCTGATGACTGGGTGGACCCTCAGACATTTTTACTTGCACTGCAAAAGTTTGAAGCTTGGATCTTCTCCAGAATTGTCGAGTCTGTGTGGTGGCAGGTCAATCCTTTCTTTAAGCTCACATCATAATGTCTTCAGAAGTTATACCTGACATTATTTCCCTCTATATACTTGCCAGACTTTGACTCCATATATGCAGTCTGCTGCTGCAAAGAGCTCATGCTCGAAGAAAAACTCTAGCAGAAGATATGGATTAGGTGATCAAGAGCAGGGGAGTTTTTCAGTTGAGCTTTGGAAGAAGGCTTTTAAAGATGCCTGTGAGAGGCTTTGTCCCATTCGAGCATGTGGGCACGAATGTGGCTGCTTAGCTGTGCTGGCTAAATTGGTATTATGATATACTATAGCTTGTTTTCATCTATGCATAATAAACTTGGTCCTGGGTCTTATGCTTATTCATGTTCATAATGTCTCTTAGTAAAGAGATGAGGCGATGTCCTTGTTTCTTATGATTTTATTATCTAATTGGAAGGCTGTTGAAATGCGAATTTGAGATAAACATTGTTGTCTGTTCATCATTAGGTCATGGAGCAATTGGTGGGTAGATTAGATGTTGCAATGTTCAATGCTATTCTTCGTGAATCAGCTGAAGAAATGCCAACAGACCCTGTTTCTGATCCAATAAGTGATTCAAAGGTTCTTCCTATCCCTGCAAGCAAATCCAGCTTTGGGGCAGGTGTACAATTGAAAAATGCTGTGAGTAATGGGTTCCCTGTTCTATTGAGCTACTTTAATTCTTAATTGCCTCCTTTATGTGCGACATCTGATATTGTTTCCATATATTTACGGGGAACTTGTATATGTGCTTCAAAAATATGCATTTATGGAACTTAGGTCTAAAACTGATATGCTGGACACAGTTGAATCTATCAATACCTGCAAATTTGGCCTATTAATATGTTTCACAGCCTCAGAAGTTTACTCCTTTAAAGAAGCTAAATGCTTGCACCTTGTGATTTCTTGCTCCAAATGTTATGTCAacagataataaaaaattgtgaTTAGTATTTAATATTGCTTCAcagaaaattgttttaataatgacaaaagaataCAAAAGCTTATTACATTTCTAGCATTTTACTGAAAGGATCCATTTCTGTTGGCCCTGTGTTACTAGATTGGAAACTGGTCAAGATGGCTAACAGATCTATTTGGCATTGATGATAATGAGAGTCCTGAAGATAGCAACGAAGTAGGTGACTGCAAAAATGCTGCATGTGAGGGTTCCTTCAAGTCCTTTTGCCTCCTGAATGCATTGAGTGATCTCATGATGCTTCCATCTGAGATGCTTGCGGATAGGTCCACAAGAAAAGAGGTATAGTTCTGGAATTActgaaatttttcttttaagggttaaattgttATTTGAGGCTTGAACTTGGAAACTTTTCCCATAATGGGGCTTGAGtttgtttttttggtttaaGTTAGGTCTTGGATTTAACAATTGTTCCCACATTGGTGCCTGGACTAGGCAATTATTCCCACTTTAGGGTTTGaactttttttgtccaagttagaCTCTTAACTTGGCAATTGTTCCCACATTGGGACCTAAACTTGCAATTGTTCCCTCATTGGGGCATGAACTTTAGGATTTtactaacttggacaaaaaaaaaagttcaagcccCAATGTGGGAATAATTGCCAAGTTCAGGGCCTAACTTGGCCAAAAAAGAAGTTTAAACCCCAATGTGGGAACAATTGCCAAGTTCAAGGCataacttgaacaaaaaaaaaagttcaggcCCCAATGTGGAAAAAGTTGCTAACTTCAGGCCCCAAAATGTGATTTAACCCTTCTTTTAATTTCAGTAAACCAATATTTTATACCTCATTCCTCTGTCACCTAGTATTCCTGTCTGTTAATCTCATCTtccctttgaattttattgttgAAGGTAAGCCCCAAGTTCAGCGTCTCCCTCATCATCAGGGTTCTTAACGATTTTGTACCTGATGAGTTCAACCCTAATCCAGTTTCACAGGCAGTTTTTGAAGCATTGGAAAAGGTTTgtcataaaacaatataaaaattctgCTTTAAATATAACTGTCCATTTCATTCATTAATTACCCTGCAATGTTGCAAGTTTGTGGTGCCGAGTTCTGTTTTCGGagactgattttttttttcttttttcaggaTCTTTCTGAGGGTGGGGAAGAGTCTATCACAAACTTTCCATGTATGGCTACTCCTATTGTCTATTCGCCACCTTCCGCAACTTCCCTAACCGACATTATAGGAAGCCAAGTCATGGAAAGGAGTAAGTCATTGGTACTTAGAAAATCATACACTAGTGATGATGAGCTTGATGAATTGGATTCACCCATGACCTCGATCATGATTGAGAACCCCCGCAGTTCTCCCAAAACCAATTGGATGAGAACGGGAAAGGGGGGCCGGAAAGTTGTTAGATATGAGCTAATCCGAGAGATATGGAAGGATGGTGAGTAGCAATGTTTATTTTTCATCCAACCCTGTCTTTTTTTGTATATAAGCACGTGAGCATAGGCTGGTTTTGTTAAGTTGTTTTGTTGGAGTTTTGCAAGAATTGGTATTTTCCTTAATATCATCGTACATATGTTACTACGAATCCCTATTGCCTACTGCATCTGTTGCTGTGATATATAAGGAAGAGGATTTCAAATATTTCTTAAATTCTGCTTTACATCAACATGTCATGTTATAGTCAAGGGTTCTTTTCCTTGATTTCTCCCATCACCCTCTTTATTCTTTGCTCTTTTTCAAAACAAAGAAACTGCAATTTGTGGATATAAAGATTCAGTGGCGGAACCTGGAAGTTTTGAGGTTTAATTaaacctttcaaaaattttggggtttaattaaaagttttcaaaaattttaaggtttaatgattttttcaaaaaacaaacCTAGGGGtccaattatttttttttaaaagtgaaaaattaatgagtatttttaaaaaatttagaaagtagacgtaagattttcaaaaaaaaattaaagggcttaatggtaaatttttaaaattttaaagggcaaGGCCTCTCTTTCTCCCATGTTCCACCCTAGAAAGAAAATGCTGGAactcaaaattcatatttatcaGATGCAAGACTGTAATTtggggaaaaggaaaaagaaagtgatTGTGAATGTGAATGTGAATGTGGGAATTTAAAATTCAGATTTATTGTTGTTACATGAACTAACCAAAttacaattcaaaaaaaaaaaattataaacaaagaGTGTGTTCCTTTTGTTTTTGGATAAATACTcgatcaaaatcaaaattttaccttatttcattttctaatgTCTTCTAGTTGAGTTTCCTTTGTTGTACCACATTCtttttgtacaaaaaaaaaaaaaaagccataGTCTAGAGAGAGCATTGGATGCCACCTCATGGATTCTATATACTAACGAGTTAACTTAGGGATTATATATTAATGACTTGGCTTTATTGTCTTAATGAAAAGAGTGCCATATAAAGAAGAATATCCTTGTTCTTTGCAAGGTCATGGACCCTTGATCTAAATCAGGTCATTTCACATAAGATTATTTAGAATCCATGAATGAGAATTTTACTCCCAAGAACTTGGCACAGTTCGTATCATTACATTCACAACGGCATTACAGTACAGAATTCCTAGCATCACCTGTTTTAGGGTGCAATTATCCCCAAGTCATCTTTTCTTCCACCTGCTAAAAACCACCAACACCACTACTATCAGTGTTCCAGTAATCTGTTAGGAGCACTTGctattgttaatttattattggCAAATTACAGCAGAAGAAAGAGATGCCTGTAATATCTGAAACACGTGCAGACCTAAAATGAACTTTTCTAACAGTAGCATACAAGTCAACATTATAGGACAAAAGGAGGGCAATTTACTTATACAAAGGAAGACGGCATCATCATCAGAGTATAtgacctttttcttttaaccaaaaaaaaaaaagagtatatGACCTTTTTCAAGCAGTCTCAGAAAAATACCCTCGATTAAGATAGGTATTACGTGAAGGGTAAAAAATCAGTAATGATGTTGTCAGTTATATGTCATGTCACTTACAATGAACATAAAACAAGTGAAGCAAGATATCTTACGGTTTAGAAGAGGCACTGTTTTCTGGACTCATCAATACATCATAGTGTCCATAACCATGATACAGAACTTTGATGGGGTTTTCCTTACCATACTCTTGACCATACTCGGATATAATTTTGAGGGTAACAGTATTCTTATCCCTCATGTAAACTGTTATTGGGGTCCTGTGGATGAAATATATATCATGTTAAGAGATTAGAAAGTTTTGATATATTGATAGcattaaatttagttatattcCTATCCATCATAGCATCTCatagaaacaaaaacaatgaATCACAGGGCTAATGTGATTCGGTTTCAGTTAACAAATTTTCATCTTATTTAAAAGTGATTGTTGCTCATAATAACACAGAGGTGGCGAAGCCTATCTGGAAAATTGTTTGTATGATTAATAATCAATGAAGTATTCAAAGGTTAAGTTTATTTGCAGTTGTGGACTAAAGAAAGCTAAGCAAACTATTGATCAATTCCTAAATCAAAATCTAGTATCTGAATATAACACATTCTTctatttgatttatgttttttcttttttgtgtgtgttaGAATTATTCTATTTGATTTATAGGGCAAGTTTGATGAAAGAAATCATAGACCAAGTAGTAATCttcgtttttttttattttggaccAGCAAGTAGTTATCTGGAACTAAATGTATCTTTCACTTCAACCACATACagacatacatatatatatgtatata from Gossypium raimondii isolate GPD5lz chromosome 1, ASM2569854v1, whole genome shotgun sequence harbors:
- the LOC105785766 gene encoding uncharacterized protein LOC105785766 — translated: MVLGLRTKNRKGNSYQVSYIVYVKEINPWTPLQSLPAAQSLLLQWENGDKNSGSSVSSFRNGKIEFGESFRLQVTLSLESSRKSTNRDGFQKNCLEFYLYEPRKDKVAKGQLLGSAVVNLADYGIIRETISISTPINLKKSSRNIEQPVLYLTIQPFDKGSSSSSSKGSLPKEVSLEKDGSESVSGSINEGNDEETEIASFTDDGDDGLSSHSSRTVSSSVFDSSRESHSQHEKIGLESANGGIGRLGLSLPSDGTSANSGVSPAVEAFKQVNGNTSHLSSMYLSSNPENPVSHPMGKVSSSEACVAVPVDVNLNHVKDKDSHSKREGARKAWRHDQCHVNRHLSSNSRVGHWKGNAEKSPWEDELDNQILGPEEYSLQDRLGFRPPQDSTRKQVALRSNTFASSSTATEVKGGFLANDRQKRVTPVQLHVDKGTSNGLSKIQFMEKAKENYIPEKTSNGTTSDILGSREETANSFSNRKVDSGNSYGLLKKTEFAKKAKENDIPEKIHCGSTSDTCNKSKENRKSFSNSKVELESKIEMLEEELREAAVVEASLYSVVAEHGSSTNKVHAPARRLSRFYLHACKANTQDKRASAARAAISGLVLVSKACGNDVPRLTFWLSNSIVLRATVSHAIGEMQLFSEGSDDWVDPQTFLLALQKFEAWIFSRIVESVWWQTLTPYMQSAAAKSSCSKKNSSRRYGLGDQEQGSFSVELWKKAFKDACERLCPIRACGHECGCLAVLAKLVMEQLVGRLDVAMFNAILRESAEEMPTDPVSDPISDSKVLPIPASKSSFGAGVQLKNAIGNWSRWLTDLFGIDDNESPEDSNEVGDCKNAACEGSFKSFCLLNALSDLMMLPSEMLADRSTRKEVSPKFSVSLIIRVLNDFVPDEFNPNPVSQAVFEALEKDLSEGGEESITNFPCMATPIVYSPPSATSLTDIIGSQVMERSKSLVLRKSYTSDDELDELDSPMTSIMIENPRSSPKTNWMRTGKGGRKVVRYELIREIWKDGE